A section of the Stenotrophomonas acidaminiphila genome encodes:
- a CDS encoding alpha/beta hydrolase, with protein MNAYRFRLPAALVLALAPLLAAAQDACPDRSSYAPARGIIADLGRIVAPNGVQEDYAAKIGGIAQWVNVRGQDRDNPLLLFVHGGPASPVIPTLWQFQRPLEEYFTVVNYDQRGAGRTLLLNPQQEVAGTLRIQRYVDDAIELADYLRSRYHKRKLVLVGHSWGTVVAMQAALQRPDLFHAYVGIGQVIDVRTNERVSFDYGLRTARERGNAEAVREMEAIAPYPGDAPLTRERIVVARKWPQHYGGLSAFRSESNYFFQGPRLSPDYDDAARCAINAGSEFTLGRLLDEFLQVDYRGVKRFPIPVLMFMGRHDYTTPSEPTAAWLAQVRAPYKRGVWFEHSAHMIPWEEPGKTLVSLLEQVRPLALQGEAGER; from the coding sequence ATGAACGCATACCGTTTTCGCCTGCCTGCAGCGCTGGTCCTGGCGCTGGCGCCGCTGCTGGCGGCCGCGCAGGATGCCTGCCCGGACCGTTCCAGCTACGCGCCGGCGCGCGGGATCATCGCCGACCTGGGGCGCATCGTCGCGCCCAACGGCGTGCAGGAGGACTACGCGGCGAAGATCGGCGGCATCGCGCAGTGGGTCAACGTGCGCGGCCAGGACCGCGACAACCCGCTGCTGCTGTTCGTGCACGGTGGGCCGGCATCGCCGGTGATCCCCACGCTGTGGCAGTTCCAGCGCCCGCTGGAGGAGTACTTCACCGTGGTCAACTACGACCAGCGCGGTGCCGGGCGGACGCTGCTGCTCAACCCGCAGCAGGAGGTGGCCGGCACGCTGCGCATCCAGCGCTACGTCGACGATGCCATCGAACTGGCCGACTACCTGCGCAGCCGCTACCACAAGCGCAAGCTGGTGCTGGTCGGGCACAGCTGGGGCACCGTGGTGGCGATGCAGGCGGCGCTGCAGCGCCCGGACCTGTTCCATGCGTATGTCGGCATCGGCCAGGTGATCGACGTGCGCACCAACGAGCGGGTCAGCTTCGATTACGGCCTGCGCACCGCGCGCGAGCGCGGCAACGCCGAAGCGGTGCGCGAGATGGAGGCCATCGCGCCCTATCCGGGCGACGCGCCGCTCACCCGCGAGCGGATCGTCGTGGCCCGCAAATGGCCACAGCACTACGGCGGCCTGAGTGCGTTCCGCAGCGAGTCGAACTACTTCTTCCAGGGGCCGCGGTTGTCGCCCGACTACGACGATGCGGCGCGCTGCGCGATCAACGCCGGCAGCGAATTCACCCTCGGGCGGCTGCTGGATGAGTTCCTGCAGGTGGACTACCGCGGGGTGAAGCGGTTCCCCATCCCGGTGCTGATGTTCATGGGGCGCCACGACTACACCACGCCCTCGGAACCGACCGCGGCCTGGTTGGCGCAGGTGCGCGCGCCGTACAAGCGCGGCGTCTGGTTCGAGCATTCGGCGCACATGATCCCGTGGGAGGAGCCGGGCAAGACCCTGGTCAGCCTGCTGGAGCAGGTGCGTCCGCTGGCGCTGCAGGGCGAGGCCGGCGAGCGCTGA